cttatgagagaaatgttgtccatgattcgttaagctctcTATGCATCTAAAGGAGGTTAGCAAGTAAAGTACCTAGTCTAATGAAggtctatgttatcttaattgtagatttacaagtcgaGAAGTAGAGTTGgacgatttgatatacgtcgaggtatgttaaggctattttttccttcttttggcatgatcctatgatatgatccaataagcgagtaagcgagtcCATATTACtttactcttagaagcattagaagtgtTTGCTTTTTGAcattcatgggtccagttttatgtatacagttattcatgcattacattcattatacatacatatatacatacatacatacatacatacatacatacatacatatatatatatatatatgtatgtatgttaacCCGTggccagaaggcgttatatacgcaagtattatatgtatatgggatatggaaaggagcaggcgttatatacgcgtacaCACCTGATGTACCGGGTgcctatgatgatgataatgagaaTCATGCTGCAAGTatcgcagcaatgtatatgatggcCGCGAGAGAGGCCGACATGATATGAAAAGAGGCGGGGTTTATATACGCgcatatatcaggcgttatatatgcacatatatacagatgtatgaccttcattgacaggtatgagcatgaatattatgcgcccacagaaaCATTATTAGATATACAGATTTATGTAGACACATGCAGATACAAGTACGTACTACTCGGTCATTTGTTTATGAGTtgagatcttatccatgattcccatgtgtatatgtatatatgacgttgctcttatgctttacatactcaagcaTTATCCATCACCGACTCCCCGCCGGCGGGGGCCgggcgcgttcatgcccgcggtatgAGAGACAGACAGGTAGTCCGGCTCGGTGGGGACCTACGAATCTAGCGCTGGTCGGTATGCTCCATTTTGATGGGAGCTACGCCGCTTTTGTATGCCCCTTTTGAgatatgtatgcatatgggtatgacggggccctgtcccgtcctttctacaactttcattccaatagaggtctgtagacagttgtatgtagtagtcagatggtgtagccttgtcggcttctattcttttgtgtacagtatatgtagcagcctagtcaAGCGGTAATCgttgttcttccgcatgttgtatatatgtatgcagattgtacagagttctgatgtttcctttttatgagattagtttgtgccattcatgggcctttgatgttcagtatgtttcaaataagtatttaggggtgtttggtcgctagaggtcaggctcccgtcacggctcatcgggttgggtcgtgacacacacacacacacattcaacccattttcttcctccattaacacacacattcaatttaatcatcaatcgtaaaagagcttattttcaaaaaacattcaacccattttgttcctccattaacacacacattcaatttcatcataaatcccccttcttctttttcattttagccccccccccccccccgtgcCGAGATTGTACAATTTCTTCGTTTTCTGCTATTCATGTTCTTtgcatcccccccccccccaacccactCCTCTTGCCCCACCCATTTGAAGAAATTGTCATTGACACCCATTTGAAGAAATCTGCCATTTTCAAGGACAAACTGCAATTTCTTCCTTTCGGGCTATGTTCAATCATGGATCGaaatttaacaacaatgaaaattgttgttttgttaaatTTCATGGAAATTGTCCAACCCGCTCCTTCTTGCCATTTGTTAAATTTCATGGAAATTCATGGGGAATGAAATTTAACAACAATGtagaaattgcacgaactgcccaTGATTTCACGAAGCGGCTATGTTCAATCATGGTGGCGGCAGCAATGGTGTGGCGGTGGGGGCGGCGGTGTGGTAGTGGCGGCGGGGGtggttgaggagaaagaagaagaaagagaaaaataaattgcaattAGTGGCTTTAACAATTGAAATGTGGAAGAAagggagggtgggggtgggtgagaggacaaaatataaataaatttttaaaaattaatttttattaaaatataaaaactatttttactGCTTTCACTCGCTATTTTTGGTGCCACGTCAGCCAAAAAAgatacaaaaatacaaaaaaaataaggtcaGGTGGGTAATAGGTCtcccgcaaaggttgggtgcgacataattaatccgagtgtACGTTGGGGGGAAGGGGGCGgagtttatgtattttcccttttATCTCTCTATAATAAGTTTTTACCTATAacagtaacaaccatatttataacaaTAAGCTCTTTATAAAATTACTCCTCTATAACAGTTATGTTTTTTTGCTAATATAGTGATTAATCATCTTTATAGAAATGGAATCTCTAAGATTACTAATAATAGGTCTAGAGATTTGACCAACTATTTTAATACTTTAATACaatatttatgacaaaaaatattatatgaatatatgttttCATCATTATAAGATTTTTCTTTGTTATacaaagtatgatttagcttaAAATGTGACAATTAAAAATAAGGAATTACTAggttttatgcatttttttgcCTGTAACtgcgaaatattatttaaatgacaGTGGTGTTATAGGTATATAATAGTCATTTGCTTAgctaaaattaaaaagtttcgGACTGTGATCTTCTAGCATAGAAGAGAGTTTTGTATATAATACATTGGCCTCTAAAGGGGTTATTGTGCACTTTAATTCGGCGGCGAAATTAAAAATTTCATTAAAGATATTcaacttttataaaaatatattataccaTGCGTGTGTTTCAAGTCAAGGTGATTTAATTCTTGTTTTTATTATccattaaatattatttttggttgTACAGGTACTATACATGTAtaataagtttttaaaaaaactaagCAAGGGGTATCATATGAGAGCCCGTTTGATTCAATGTGGTACAGCCGCTTCAACCCATTATCATTTATCTAATTGAGTTTGGTATCATCTTCGTAAAATACGGGTGTAAAAACAACAGAACAATATTCTTGTTAAATTTTAGCTTCACAAtctttatttttaacaaaaatacaccttttaaattaaaattgacATCCataggaagaaaaagaaaaggaatggtcaAATTGGGAAGAACAAAAGTACCTCTTGGGAGTagatatttctattttatttgatttccaAGCAAACCTTTTATTGTAGACTTTTTGCactttttcattattttaatgCCGTCCAATAACCCTCCATGATAAGATATTTCCGTCTCAACTCTCTTCCTCAGCGCGTGGCCGGCAATCCTTCACCTTCTTTCTAATAACGATTGTCGCGTGAGCCTCATCACGGTTGGTTAGTCATCATCTGTGTGAGGTGCCACAAGCACAAGGAAAATATCTGATCTTGCACAAGATATGTATCTATCTATCTACACTAGCCCAGAAAACAGAGCATAGGGTTTGAGTAAAACCGCTGGATATTTGATTCTTCATCCAGCATGGAAGACAACACCTCAAACTTAAAGCGCCATGGtcaacaaaatgcaacaactgaAGAGAGTGTGTCGGAAGGAAACTCAGAGATGTGGAACAATTTCTCCAACAGATTCAAGCAGGTGCAGTCGGTGTTGGATCGGAACAGATtgttgattcagcaagtcaACGAGAATCATCAGTCTAGAACCAACGATAATATGGTGCAGAACGTGGGCCTGATTCAGGAGCTTAATGCCAATATCTCTAAGGTCGTTTCTCTCTATTCTGACCTTTCCACCAATTTCTCAACCATCTTTCATCAGGAAAACGATGCCATCGGAGACGAGACCAACAACCACTGATGCTTCTCTTAGTTTTTCTATTTATCATAATAGTTCTAGTTTCTTGCTAGTGCGCTTATTGTACTCAACACTTTTGGTTGAAATATCACGAATTATGCCCTCAATATCTTCCCTACTGCGAATTGTTTTACTACCTGATGTTGTTGCTCTGTAATCTAGAAATAGAATAGCATTCACAATCAAAGGACGTGAACCTAGTCAAAACATAGAGCTTGTGCATTTCAAAAGCATTTATTTATTACTTTCCTCAAGTAAAAATCATCTGGTACTGCTTGTACAGTCTTCAAGAATGTTATCCATCGGAGTTGCTAGTCTACGCTGCTTGAATATGTAAAATTGGTGTGGCAACTTCGACCACACTGAATGAGTAATGCCTTGTTTGGCAGAATCATGATACCATTGCAAAAGTTTCGCTTGTAACAAAGTGATTCTCTGGCGAAATGGAAATTTCAATAACATATCTTTCTATGGTATATGTTACATATAATTCAGTCAAAATCAtttatgaaataaatataaaagcAAAGGTTTTACaacaattttcataaaatgagCCTTGTCTATTCTACGCAGCAGGCGCAA
This portion of the Lycium ferocissimum isolate CSIRO_LF1 chromosome 1, AGI_CSIRO_Lferr_CH_V1, whole genome shotgun sequence genome encodes:
- the LOC132054102 gene encoding protein EARLY FLOWERING 4-like, giving the protein MEDNTSNLKRHGQQNATTEESVSEGNSEMWNNFSNRFKQVQSVLDRNRLLIQQVNENHQSRTNDNMVQNVGLIQELNANISKVVSLYSDLSTNFSTIFHQENDAIGDETNNH